One part of the Brachyspira sp. SAP_772 genome encodes these proteins:
- the dapD gene encoding 2,3,4,5-tetrahydropyridine-2,6-dicarboxylate N-acetyltransferase, protein MDMLEKSEDIIAYIKNSTKKTPVKAYIKGTLSKNINTNAKIFSYGDFNFIVGDYDEVKRILEEHKELIMDYYLENDRRNSGVPTLSYFNVNARIEPGAIIRDKVKIGDNAVIMMGAIINIGAEVGDGTMIDMGAVLGGRAIVGKNCHIGAGAVLAGVIEPPSAKPVIVEDNVVIGANAVVLEGVHIGKNAVIGAGAIVIEDVAENQVVAGNPAKVIKEKDSKTIDKTKLVDDLRK, encoded by the coding sequence ATGGATATGTTAGAAAAATCTGAAGATATAATTGCTTATATAAAAAACTCTACTAAAAAAACACCTGTTAAAGCATATATAAAAGGAACTTTATCAAAAAATATAAATACTAATGCTAAAATTTTTTCTTATGGTGATTTTAATTTTATAGTTGGTGATTATGATGAAGTAAAAAGAATATTAGAAGAACATAAAGAGTTGATAATGGATTATTATTTAGAAAATGACAGAAGAAACTCTGGAGTGCCTACATTAAGTTATTTTAATGTTAATGCTAGAATTGAGCCCGGTGCTATTATAAGAGATAAAGTAAAAATAGGGGATAATGCTGTTATAATGATGGGGGCTATTATTAATATTGGTGCTGAAGTAGGAGATGGCACTATGATAGATATGGGTGCTGTATTAGGCGGACGTGCTATTGTTGGAAAGAATTGTCATATTGGTGCGGGAGCAGTATTAGCTGGAGTAATAGAGCCTCCTTCTGCTAAACCTGTTATAGTTGAGGACAATGTTGTAATAGGGGCTAATGCTGTTGTATTAGAGGGTGTTCATATTGGAAAGAATGCTGTAATAGGTGCAGGTGCTATTGTTATAGAAGATGTAGCAGAGAATCAGGTTGTTGCTGGTAACCCTGCTAAAGTTATTAAAGAAAAAGACAGTAAAACAATTGATAAGACAAAATTAGTTGATGATTTAAGAAAATAA
- a CDS encoding iron-containing alcohol dehydrogenase, which translates to MQSFNLQLPTKVIFGKNAQENTVSEIKKLNAKKVFIVYGSNRIKENGLLDNIENMLKKENIYYTLFNNVKANPLLSHAREGVKKAIEFNADLILAIGGGSVIDTAKAIAIGVANPDVDIWDFWTNKKTLEKTTNVGAILTISAAGSETSTSAVLTNDETLEKRGLNTEFNRPKFAIMNPCYTFTLPYYQVACGIVDIMMHTLDRYFADNCYNETTDAFAEALLKVVIKNGLIAMKDKTNYDAMSELMWCGSLSHNTLTGLGNEFDFIAHKFGHELSAKFDVAHGASLSTVWGHWAKYCYDYSDHTRDRFRKYAKNVWNVDDALEGINKTIEYFKQINMPTNFTELGIGIQNDNMLNVLTDGTTRNGSLTFKHFRTLNKDDVFNIFRSCNV; encoded by the coding sequence ATGCAAAGTTTTAATTTACAGCTTCCTACTAAAGTAATATTTGGAAAAAATGCTCAAGAGAATACTGTTTCAGAAATAAAAAAATTAAATGCTAAAAAAGTATTTATAGTTTATGGTTCTAATAGAATAAAAGAAAATGGATTATTAGATAATATAGAAAATATGTTAAAAAAAGAGAATATTTATTATACTCTTTTTAATAATGTAAAAGCTAATCCTCTACTTTCGCATGCAAGAGAAGGAGTAAAAAAAGCTATAGAATTTAATGCTGATTTAATTTTAGCTATAGGCGGAGGAAGTGTAATAGACACTGCAAAAGCGATAGCGATAGGGGTTGCAAATCCCGATGTTGATATTTGGGATTTTTGGACTAACAAAAAAACTTTAGAGAAAACTACTAATGTAGGAGCTATACTTACAATTTCTGCAGCAGGGAGTGAAACTAGCACATCGGCAGTATTAACAAATGATGAAACTTTAGAAAAGAGAGGGCTTAATACAGAGTTTAATCGCCCTAAATTTGCTATAATGAATCCTTGTTATACTTTTACTTTGCCTTATTATCAAGTAGCTTGCGGAATAGTGGATATTATGATGCATACTTTAGATAGATACTTTGCTGATAATTGCTATAATGAAACTACAGATGCTTTTGCTGAGGCATTATTAAAAGTTGTAATAAAAAATGGTCTTATAGCTATGAAAGATAAAACTAATTATGATGCAATGAGTGAGCTTATGTGGTGCGGAAGTTTGTCGCATAATACTTTAACAGGCTTAGGAAATGAGTTTGATTTTATAGCTCATAAATTCGGACATGAACTTAGTGCTAAGTTTGATGTAGCACATGGAGCTAGCCTTTCTACTGTTTGGGGGCATTGGGCTAAATATTGTTATGATTATTCTGATCATACAAGAGATAGATTTAGAAAATATGCAAAGAATGTATGGAATGTAGATGATGCTCTTGAAGGAATAAATAAAACTATAGAATATTTCAAACAAATTAATATGCCTACCAATTTTACAGAATTAGGAATAGGTATTCAAAATGACAATATGCTTAATGTGCTTACTGATGGCACTACAAGAAATGGCAGTTTAACTTTTAAACATTTTAGAACTTTGAATAAAGACGATGTATTTAATATATTTAGAAGCTGTAATGTTTGA